The bacterium nucleotide sequence GGACGACGAACCCCTTGTTGACCGAACCGCCGCCCGAGAACGCCTTCTCCAGGATCTTCCTTATAAGGAAGAAGTTCCCGCACGCGATGGCGGCGCCGCACACCGCCCCGGGAAGCATCGAAGCGTTCGCCGCTCCCGCCGCGACCGCGACCCCGATTCCCCCGAGGATCAGCCCCGCGGAGAGGAAGAGCCGGTTGGTCAGCGACCGCAGCGACAACCGGTCCGGGGCGTCACGGCCCACCGGGGGGCTTCCTCCGCTCCTCCTCGTCCCGTTCCAGGTCCTTCCCGGACCGGACGGCGGCGCGATAGAGGCTGCGCACACCGGCGGCAAACCCGAGGGCGATCCAGACGATCATCAGCCACGGCCCGGTCCCGAGCCACCGGTCGAGGTAATACCCGATCCCCATGCCGAT carries:
- a CDS encoding AtpZ/AtpI family protein; amino-acid sequence: MTDRQDRKAFFRELGKYSALGLEMALSVVIGMGIGYYLDRWLGTGPWLMIVWIALGFAAGVRSLYRAAVRSGKDLERDEEERRKPPGGP
- a CDS encoding ATP synthase subunit I — translated: MGRDAPDRLSLRSLTNRLFLSAGLILGGIGVAVAAGAANASMLPGAVCGAAIACGNFFLIRKILEKAFSGGGSVNKGFVVQYVLKFLGLIGVVFLVVRYGGFDLLGFLLGLSSLFLGVLLEALARSFEPNA